In Mycobacterium tuberculosis H37Rv, a single window of DNA contains:
- a CDS encoding monooxygenase: MGLEDRDALRVLQNAFKLDDPELVRRFYAHWFALDASVRDLFPPDMGAQRAAFGQALHWVYGELVAQRAEEPVAFLAQLGRDHRKYGVLPTQYDTLRRALYTTLRDYLGHPSRGAWTDAVDEAAGQSLNLIIGVMSGAADADDAPAWWDGTVVEHIRVSRDLAVARLQLDRPLHYYPGQYVNVHVPQCPRRWRYLSPAIPADPNGRIEFHVRVVPGGLVSNAIVGETRPGDRWRLSGPHGAFRVDRDGGDVLMVAGSTGLAPLRALIIDLSRFAVNPRVHLFFGARYACELYDLPTLWQIAAHNPWLSVSPVSEYNGDPAWAADYPDVSAPRGLHVRQTGRLPDVVSRYGGWGDRQILICGGPAMVRATKAALIAKGAPPERIQHDPLSR, encoded by the coding sequence GTGGGCCTCGAGGACCGGGACGCGTTGCGGGTGTTGCAAAACGCCTTCAAGCTCGACGACCCGGAACTGGTCCGCCGCTTCTATGCCCATTGGTTTGCCCTCGACGCCTCGGTACGCGACCTGTTCCCACCCGACATGGGCGCCCAGCGAGCCGCTTTCGGGCAGGCGCTGCACTGGGTGTACGGCGAGCTGGTGGCGCAGCGCGCCGAGGAACCGGTGGCCTTTCTTGCCCAGCTCGGCCGCGACCACCGCAAATACGGTGTGCTGCCAACCCAGTACGACACGTTGCGCCGCGCGCTGTATACGACCCTGCGTGACTATCTGGGCCATCCAAGCCGGGGCGCCTGGACGGACGCCGTCGACGAGGCCGCCGGCCAGTCGCTCAACCTGATCATCGGGGTGATGAGCGGTGCCGCGGACGCCGATGACGCGCCCGCCTGGTGGGACGGCACGGTCGTCGAGCACATCCGGGTGTCACGCGACCTTGCTGTCGCTCGGCTGCAGCTGGACCGCCCGCTGCACTATTACCCTGGCCAATACGTCAACGTGCATGTTCCGCAATGCCCCCGCCGGTGGCGATATCTCAGCCCAGCCATTCCGGCCGACCCGAACGGGCGGATCGAGTTTCACGTCCGGGTGGTTCCCGGTGGCCTGGTCAGCAACGCCATCGTGGGTGAAACTCGGCCCGGTGACCGGTGGCGATTGTCCGGTCCGCACGGAGCCTTTCGGGTGGACCGCGACGGCGGCGACGTGCTCATGGTCGCCGGTAGCACCGGGCTGGCGCCGCTGCGGGCGCTGATCATCGACCTCAGCCGCTTCGCGGTGAATCCGCGCGTGCACCTGTTCTTCGGAGCACGCTATGCCTGCGAACTCTACGACCTGCCCACGCTGTGGCAGATCGCGGCGCACAATCCGTGGCTGTCGGTCTCGCCGGTGTCGGAGTACAACGGTGATCCGGCTTGGGCCGCCGACTATCCCGACGTGTCGGCGCCGCGCGGTCTGCACGTGCGCCAGACCGGCCGACTACCCGATGTGGTCTCCCGATACGGCGGCTGGGGCGATCGGCAGATTCTGATCTGCGGTGGACCGGCCATGGTCCGCGCCACCAAGGCCGCCCTGATCGCCAAAGGCGCGCCACCGGAGCGCATTCAGCACGACCCACTGTCGCGCTAG
- the metZ gene encoding O-succinylhomoserine sulfhydrylase (OSH sulfhydrylase. Belongs to the trans-sulfuration enzymes family.), translating to MTDESSVRTPKALPDGVSQATVGVRGGMLRSGFEETAEAMYLTSGYVYGSAAVAEKSFAGELDHYVYSRYGNPTVSVFEERLRLIEGAPAAFATASGMAAVFTSLGALLGAGDRLVAARSLFGSCFVVCSEILPRWGVQTVFVDGDDLSQWERALSVPTQAVFFETPSNPMQSLVDIAAVTELAHAAGAKVVLDNVFATPLLQQGFPLGVDVVVYSGTKHIDGQGRVLGGAILGDREYIDGPVQKLMRHTGPAMSAFNAWVLLKGLETLAIRVQHSNASAQRIAEFLNGHPSVRWVRYPYLPSHPQYDLAKRQMSGGGTVVTFALDCPEDVAKQRAFEVLDKMRLIDISNNLGDAKSLVTHPATTTHRAMGPEGRAAIGLGDGVVRISVGLEDTDDLIADIDRALS from the coding sequence ATGACCGACGAGTCTTCGGTCCGCACCCCGAAGGCGCTGCCCGACGGCGTCAGCCAGGCCACCGTCGGGGTGCGCGGCGGGATGTTGCGGTCGGGGTTCGAAGAGACCGCCGAGGCGATGTACCTGACGTCCGGATATGTCTACGGCTCGGCGGCGGTTGCCGAGAAGTCGTTCGCTGGCGAGCTGGACCACTATGTGTACTCCCGCTACGGCAACCCAACGGTGTCGGTGTTCGAGGAGCGGCTGCGGCTGATCGAGGGTGCCCCGGCGGCGTTCGCCACCGCCAGTGGCATGGCCGCGGTATTCACCTCGCTGGGCGCGCTGCTGGGTGCCGGAGACCGACTGGTTGCCGCGCGCAGCCTGTTTGGCTCGTGTTTCGTGGTGTGCAGCGAGATCCTGCCGCGCTGGGGGGTGCAGACCGTCTTCGTCGACGGTGACGACCTCTCGCAATGGGAGCGGGCGCTTTCGGTACCCACGCAGGCCGTGTTCTTCGAGACGCCGTCCAATCCCATGCAGTCGCTGGTGGATATCGCTGCGGTGACCGAGCTGGCACATGCCGCGGGTGCAAAAGTGGTGCTGGACAACGTATTTGCCACACCGCTACTGCAGCAGGGCTTTCCGCTGGGGGTCGACGTGGTGGTGTACTCGGGCACCAAGCACATCGACGGTCAGGGTCGGGTGCTGGGCGGGGCCATACTCGGTGACCGGGAGTACATCGACGGTCCGGTGCAAAAGCTGATGCGCCACACCGGTCCGGCGATGAGTGCGTTCAACGCCTGGGTACTGTTGAAAGGCCTTGAGACGCTGGCTATTCGGGTGCAACACAGCAATGCCTCGGCGCAGCGGATCGCGGAGTTCCTCAACGGCCATCCCTCGGTTCGGTGGGTGCGTTACCCGTACCTGCCGTCGCACCCACAATATGACCTGGCCAAGCGTCAGATGTCCGGTGGCGGAACCGTCGTTACCTTCGCACTCGACTGCCCGGAGGATGTTGCCAAACAGCGGGCCTTCGAGGTGCTCGACAAGATGCGGCTGATCGACATCTCCAACAACCTCGGCGACGCCAAATCGCTTGTCACCCACCCCGCCACCACGACGCACCGGGCGATGGGCCCGGAGGGCCGGGCCGCGATCGGGCTCGGTGACGGTGTGGTCCGCATCTCGGTTGGGTTGGAAGACACCGACGACCTGATTGCCGATATCGATCGGGCGTTGAGCTAA
- a CDS encoding transcriptional regulator (Belongs to the LuxR/UhpA family of transcriptional regulators.) codes for MSKLLPRGTVTLLLADVEGSTWLWETHPDDMGAAVARLDKAVSGVIAAHDGVRPVEQGEGDSFVLAFACASDAVAAALDLQRARLAPIRLRIGVHTGEVALRDEGNYAGPTINRTARLRDLAHGGQTVLSGVTESLVIDRLPDKAWLVDLGTHALRDLSRPERVMQLCHPELRIDFPPLRVANDDVAHGLPVHLTRFVGRGAQITEVHRLVTDNRLVTLTGAGGVGKTRLAAQLAAQIAGEFGRAWFVDLAPITDPDLVPVTVAGALGLHDQPGRSTTDTVLRFLGGRPALVVLDNCEHLLDATAALVLALVKACRGVRLLATCREPLRVEGEVSYRVPSLSLSDEAVEMFCYRAQRVRPDFRLTDDNSAAVTEICKRLDGLPLAIELAAARLRSMTLDEIIDGLRDRFALLTGGARTAAHRQQTLWASVDWSYTLLTEPERTLFRRLAVFVGCFFVDDAQAVACSGDVQRYQVLDEITLLVDKSLVMADDNSGRTCYRLCETMRHYALEKLSEAGEVDAVFARHRDYYTALAARVDNPGPSDYSHCLDQAETEIDNLRAAFVWNRENSDTEGALALASSLLRVWMTRGRIQEGRAWFDSILADENARHLEVAAAVRARALADKALLDIFVDAAAGMEQAQQALVIAREVDEPALLSRALTACGLIAVAVARADAAASYFAEAIDLARAVDDRWRLAQILTFQAVDAVVAGDPVAARPAAQEARELAAAIGDHSNALWCRWCLGYAQLMRGELAAAAAQFGEVVDEAEASQEVLHKANSLQGLAFALAYQGELSAARAAADAALEAAELGEYFAGMGYSALTTAALAAGDVQTAQHASEAAWRNLSLALPLSAAVQRAFNAQAALAGGDLSAARRWCDDAVQSMTGHHLAMALATRARIAVAEGKREEAERDAHKALACAAESGAHLDLPDVLECLAGLASDAGTHHAAARLFGAAEAIRQQIGSVRFAIYRSDYVQSVTALRDAMGEKDFDAAWAEGAALSIKETIAYAQRGHSWRKRPATGWESLTPTEIDVVRLVGEGLANKDIATRLFVSPRTVQTHLTHVYTKLGFTSRLQLAQAAARRT; via the coding sequence ATGAGCAAGTTGCTGCCACGGGGCACAGTGACATTGCTGTTGGCCGACGTCGAGGGATCCACCTGGCTGTGGGAGACCCATCCAGACGACATGGGTGCTGCCGTGGCGCGCCTCGACAAAGCCGTGTCTGGTGTGATTGCCGCCCATGACGGCGTACGCCCAGTCGAGCAGGGTGAGGGTGATAGCTTTGTCCTCGCGTTCGCCTGCGCGTCGGATGCCGTGGCCGCCGCGTTGGACTTGCAGCGAGCGCGGCTCGCACCGATCCGGTTGCGCATAGGCGTGCACACCGGGGAGGTCGCGCTCCGCGACGAAGGCAACTATGCCGGTCCGACCATCAACCGGACCGCGCGCCTGCGTGACTTGGCGCATGGGGGCCAGACGGTGCTCTCGGGCGTGACCGAAAGCCTGGTCATCGATCGCCTCCCGGACAAAGCATGGCTGGTTGACCTGGGGACGCACGCGCTGCGGGATCTGTCGCGTCCGGAGCGGGTAATGCAGCTGTGTCATCCCGAATTGCGTATCGATTTCCCGCCGCTGCGGGTGGCCAATGACGATGTGGCCCATGGTCTTCCGGTGCACCTGACGCGTTTTGTGGGGCGCGGCGCGCAGATCACCGAGGTGCACCGGTTGGTGACCGATAACCGGTTGGTGACCCTGACCGGCGCCGGCGGCGTGGGCAAGACACGGCTGGCGGCGCAGCTCGCGGCGCAGATCGCCGGTGAGTTCGGTCGCGCGTGGTTCGTGGATCTGGCGCCGATCACGGACCCCGACTTGGTGCCGGTCACGGTGGCGGGCGCGCTGGGACTGCACGACCAGCCGGGCCGCTCCACGACGGACACCGTGCTGCGCTTTCTTGGCGGGCGTCCAGCCCTGGTGGTGCTGGATAACTGCGAGCACCTGCTGGATGCGACGGCGGCCTTGGTGTTAGCGCTGGTGAAAGCGTGCCGGGGGGTGAGGTTGCTGGCAACTTGTCGTGAGCCGCTCCGGGTCGAGGGTGAGGTGAGCTACCGGGTGCCGTCGCTGTCACTGAGCGATGAAGCCGTTGAGATGTTTTGCTACCGGGCTCAGCGAGTCCGGCCGGACTTTCGCCTCACCGACGACAACTCCGCCGCAGTGACCGAGATCTGCAAACGGCTGGACGGTTTGCCGCTGGCGATCGAGCTGGCGGCTGCGCGGCTGCGGTCGATGACGCTTGACGAGATCATCGATGGCTTGCGTGACCGGTTCGCGCTGTTGACCGGCGGTGCGCGCACGGCCGCGCACCGGCAGCAGACGCTGTGGGCCTCGGTGGATTGGTCGTACACGCTATTGACCGAGCCGGAACGTACCTTGTTTCGCCGGCTTGCGGTGTTTGTGGGTTGCTTTTTTGTCGACGACGCACAGGCGGTTGCCTGCAGCGGCGATGTGCAGCGCTACCAGGTCCTTGACGAGATCACCCTGCTGGTCGACAAGTCACTGGTGATGGCCGACGACAACAGCGGCCGGACGTGCTATCGGTTATGCGAGACGATGCGCCACTACGCGTTGGAAAAACTCTCCGAGGCTGGCGAGGTGGACGCCGTGTTTGCGCGGCACCGTGACTACTACACGGCGCTGGCTGCCAGGGTCGACAATCCCGGACCCTCCGATTATTCGCACTGCCTCGACCAAGCCGAAACCGAGATCGACAACCTACGTGCCGCCTTTGTGTGGAACCGGGAAAATTCCGACACCGAGGGCGCCTTGGCGCTGGCGTCCTCCCTGTTGCGGGTATGGATGACGCGGGGGCGCATCCAGGAGGGGCGCGCCTGGTTTGACAGCATTCTTGCCGACGAGAATGCGCGTCATCTCGAGGTGGCGGCCGCGGTGCGCGCCCGGGCATTGGCCGACAAGGCCCTGCTCGACATCTTCGTCGACGCCGCCGCCGGTATGGAGCAGGCCCAACAGGCTTTGGTGATCGCGCGCGAGGTCGATGAACCGGCGCTGCTGTCCCGGGCGCTCACGGCCTGCGGCTTGATCGCGGTAGCGGTAGCTCGCGCCGATGCGGCCGCGTCTTATTTCGCCGAGGCGATCGACCTGGCACGAGCGGTAGACGACCGGTGGAGGCTGGCCCAGATCCTTACCTTTCAGGCGGTCGATGCGGTCGTGGCGGGTGACCCGGTCGCGGCACGCCCGGCCGCCCAAGAGGCACGCGAGCTGGCTGCCGCGATCGGTGACCACTCCAATGCGCTGTGGTGCCGCTGGTGTCTCGGCTACGCCCAGCTGATGCGGGGGGAGCTGGCCGCGGCCGCCGCCCAATTCGGCGAGGTGGTGGACGAGGCCGAGGCGTCTCAGGAAGTGCTGCACAAGGCCAACAGCCTGCAGGGCCTGGCCTTCGCGCTCGCCTACCAGGGTGAATTGAGTGCGGCTAGGGCGGCGGCCGACGCCGCTCTCGAGGCCGCCGAGCTGGGCGAGTACTTCGCGGGTATGGGCTACTCGGCGTTGACCACGGCCGCGTTGGCCGCCGGCGACGTGCAGACGGCTCAACATGCCAGCGAGGCGGCCTGGCGGAACTTGAGTTTGGCGCTGCCCCTCTCGGCAGCGGTGCAGCGCGCGTTCAATGCCCAGGCTGCACTGGCTGGTGGTGACCTTAGCGCAGCGCGTCGTTGGTGTGACGATGCCGTGCAGTCAATGACCGGCCATCATCTGGCGATGGCGCTGGCGACTCGCGCCAGGATCGCGGTCGCCGAGGGCAAGCGGGAAGAAGCCGAACGCGACGCGCATAAGGCGCTCGCGTGCGCGGCCGAGAGCGGGGCACACCTGGATCTCCCCGACGTGCTCGAATGCCTTGCCGGCCTGGCCAGCGACGCCGGCACCCACCATGCGGCGGCACGACTCTTCGGCGCCGCCGAGGCTATCCGACAGCAGATCGGCTCGGTCCGCTTCGCGATTTACCGTTCGGACTATGTGCAGTCGGTGACGGCTCTGCGAGATGCGATGGGGGAGAAAGACTTCGACGCTGCATGGGCCGAAGGTGCCGCGTTGTCGATCAAGGAGACGATCGCCTATGCGCAACGTGGCCACTCCTGGCGCAAACGACCGGCCACCGGTTGGGAATCGCTTACTCCGACCGAGATTGACGTCGTGCGACTGGTTGGCGAGGGACTGGCCAACAAGGACATCGCGACGCGGCTTTTCGTCTCACCGCGAACAGTGCAAACGCACCTGACGCACGTCTACACCAAACTCGGCTTCACCTCGCGACTGCAACTCGCTCAAGCGGCCGCCCGCCGTACCTGA
- the clpB gene encoding chaperone protein ClpB (heat shock protein F84.1; endopeptidase ATP binding protein ClpB) produces the protein MDSFNPTTKTQAALTAALQAASTAGNPEIRPAHLLMALLTQNDGIAAPLLEAVGVEPATVRAETQRLLDRLPQATGASTQPQLSRESLAAITTAQQLATELDDEYVSTEHVMVGLATGDSDVAKLLTGHGASPQALREAFVKVRGSARVTSPEPEATYQALQKYSTDLTARAREGKLDPVIGRDNEIRRVVQVLSRRTKNNPVLIGEPGVGKTAIVEGLAQRIVAGDVPESLRDKTIVALDLGSMVAGSKYRGEFEERLKAVLDDIKNSAGQIITFIDELHTIVGAGATGEGAMDAGNMIKPMLARGELRLVGATTLDEYRKHIEKDAALERRFQQVYVGEPSVEDTIGILRGLKDRYEVHHGVRITDSALVAAATLSDRYITARFLPDKAIDLVDEAASRLRMEIDSRPVEIDEVERLVRRLEIEEMALSKEEDEASAERLAKLRSELADQKEKLAELTTRWQNEKNAIEIVRDLKEQLEALRGESERAERDGDLAKAAELRYGRIPEVEKKLDAALPQAQAREQVMLKEEVGPDDIADVVSAWTGIPAGRLLEGETAKLLRMEDELGKRVIGQKAAVTAVSDAVRRSRAGVSDPNRPTGAFMFLGPTGVGKTELAKALADFLFDDERAMVRIDMSEYGEKHTVARLIGAPPGYVGYEAGGQLTEAVRRRPYTVVLFDEIEKAHPDVFDVLLQVLDEGRLTDGHGRTVDFRNTILILTSNLGSGGSAEQVLAAVRATFKPEFINRLDDVLIFEGLNPEELVRIVDIQLAQLGKRLAQRRLQLQVSLPAKRWLAQRGFDPVYGARPLRRLVQQAIGDQLAKMLLAGQVHDGDTVPVNVSPDADSLILG, from the coding sequence GTGGACTCGTTTAACCCGACGACCAAGACGCAGGCGGCGCTAACCGCGGCGTTACAGGCGGCTTCGACCGCCGGCAATCCCGAGATCCGGCCCGCTCACCTGCTGATGGCGCTGCTGACCCAAAACGACGGTATCGCCGCACCGCTACTGGAGGCTGTCGGTGTCGAGCCCGCCACCGTCCGCGCCGAAACCCAGCGCCTGCTCGACCGTTTGCCGCAGGCGACTGGAGCCAGCACGCAGCCGCAGCTGTCCCGCGAGTCGTTAGCGGCGATCACCACCGCGCAGCAGCTGGCCACCGAGCTGGACGACGAGTACGTCTCCACCGAGCACGTGATGGTCGGGCTGGCCACCGGTGACTCCGACGTCGCCAAGCTGTTGACCGGCCACGGCGCCTCGCCGCAGGCGCTGCGGGAGGCGTTCGTCAAGGTGCGCGGCAGCGCCCGGGTCACCAGCCCCGAACCGGAGGCGACCTATCAGGCGCTGCAGAAGTACTCCACCGACCTGACCGCCCGCGCCCGCGAAGGCAAACTCGACCCGGTCATCGGCCGCGACAACGAGATCCGCCGCGTGGTGCAGGTGCTGTCCCGTCGCACCAAGAACAACCCGGTGCTGATCGGTGAGCCCGGCGTCGGCAAGACCGCGATCGTGGAGGGCCTGGCGCAGCGCATCGTGGCCGGCGACGTGCCGGAGAGCTTGCGCGACAAGACCATCGTCGCGCTCGATCTCGGCTCGATGGTCGCCGGCTCCAAATACCGCGGCGAATTCGAGGAACGGCTCAAGGCCGTCCTCGACGACATCAAGAACTCGGCCGGCCAAATCATCACGTTCATCGACGAGCTGCACACCATCGTCGGCGCCGGCGCCACCGGCGAGGGGGCGATGGACGCCGGCAACATGATCAAGCCGATGCTGGCCCGCGGCGAGTTACGGCTGGTCGGGGCGACCACGCTGGACGAATACCGCAAGCACATCGAGAAGGACGCCGCGCTCGAGCGCCGTTTCCAACAGGTGTACGTCGGCGAGCCGTCGGTGGAGGACACCATCGGCATCCTGCGCGGGCTCAAAGACCGCTACGAGGTGCACCACGGGGTGCGCATCACCGACTCGGCGCTGGTGGCAGCTGCCACTTTGAGCGACCGGTATATCACCGCCCGCTTCCTGCCCGACAAGGCCATCGACCTGGTCGACGAGGCGGCCAGCCGGCTGCGGATGGAGATCGACTCGCGGCCCGTCGAGATCGACGAGGTCGAGCGGCTGGTGCGCCGGCTGGAGATCGAAGAGATGGCGCTGTCCAAAGAAGAAGACGAGGCGTCGGCGGAGCGGTTGGCCAAGCTGCGCTCCGAGCTGGCCGACCAGAAAGAGAAGTTGGCCGAGCTCACCACCCGCTGGCAGAACGAGAAGAACGCGATCGAAATCGTCCGCGACCTCAAGGAGCAGCTGGAAGCCCTGCGCGGGGAATCCGAGCGGGCCGAACGCGACGGCGACCTGGCCAAGGCCGCCGAGCTGCGCTACGGACGCATCCCCGAGGTGGAGAAGAAGCTCGACGCGGCGTTGCCGCAGGCGCAGGCCCGGGAGCAGGTGATGCTCAAGGAGGAGGTCGGTCCCGACGACATCGCCGACGTGGTGTCGGCGTGGACCGGCATCCCGGCCGGTCGGCTGCTGGAAGGCGAGACCGCCAAGCTGCTGCGCATGGAAGACGAGCTGGGCAAGCGGGTCATCGGGCAGAAGGCCGCGGTTACCGCAGTCTCTGATGCGGTGCGGCGCAGCCGGGCCGGGGTGTCCGACCCCAACCGGCCCACCGGGGCGTTCATGTTCCTCGGCCCGACCGGTGTCGGCAAGACCGAGCTGGCCAAGGCGCTGGCCGACTTCCTGTTCGACGACGAGCGGGCGATGGTCCGCATCGACATGAGCGAGTACGGCGAGAAGCACACCGTGGCTCGGTTGATCGGCGCCCCGCCCGGCTATGTGGGATACGAGGCGGGCGGTCAGCTGACCGAGGCGGTGCGCCGGCGTCCCTACACGGTGGTGCTGTTCGACGAGATCGAGAAGGCGCACCCGGACGTGTTCGACGTGCTGCTGCAGGTCCTCGACGAGGGCCGGCTCACCGACGGGCACGGCCGCACGGTCGACTTCCGCAACACCATCTTGATCCTGACGTCCAACCTGGGGTCGGGTGGCAGCGCCGAGCAGGTGCTGGCCGCGGTGCGCGCTACGTTCAAGCCGGAGTTCATCAACCGGCTCGACGACGTGCTCATCTTTGAGGGTCTCAACCCCGAAGAGCTGGTGCGCATCGTCGACATCCAGCTGGCGCAGCTGGGCAAGCGGCTGGCGCAGCGGCGGCTGCAGCTGCAGGTCTCGCTGCCGGCCAAGCGCTGGTTGGCGCAGCGCGGATTCGACCCGGTGTACGGGGCGCGGCCGTTGCGCCGGCTGGTGCAGCAGGCCATCGGTGACCAGCTGGCCAAGATGCTGTTGGCCGGCCAGGTGCACGACGGCGATACCGTGCCGGTCAACGTCAGCCCCGACGCCGACTCGCTGATCCTGGGCTGA
- the purT gene encoding phosphoribosylglycinamide formyltransferase PurT (gar transformylase 2 (5'-phosphoribosylglycinamide transformylase 2) (formate-dependent gar transformylase). Belongs to the PurK / PurT family. Cofactor: magnesium.), whose protein sequence is MIDGWTEEQHEPTVRHERPAAPQDVRRVMLLGSAEPSRELAIALQGLGAEVIAVDGYVGAPAHRIADQSVVVTMTDAEELTAVIRRLQPDFLVTVTAAVSVDALDAVEQADGECTELVPNARAVRCTADREGLRRLAADQLGLPTAPFWFVGSLGELQAVAVHAGFPLLVSPVAGVAGQGSSVVAGPNEVEPAWQRAAGHQVQPQTGGVSPRVCAESVVEIEFLVTMIVVCSQGPNGPLIEFCAPIGHRDADAGELESWQPQKLSTAALDAAKSIAARIVKALGGRGVFGVELMINGDEVYFADVTVCPAGSAWVTVRSQRLSVFELQARAILGLAVDTLMISPGAARVINPDHTAGRAAVGAAPPADALTGALGVPESDVVIFGRGLGVALATAPEVAIARERAREVASRLNVPDSRE, encoded by the coding sequence GTGATCGACGGCTGGACGGAAGAACAGCACGAACCCACCGTTAGGCATGAGCGCCCAGCAGCTCCCCAAGACGTTCGGCGGGTGATGTTGCTGGGTTCGGCCGAACCCAGCCGGGAGCTGGCGATCGCGTTGCAGGGCTTGGGCGCGGAGGTGATCGCCGTCGACGGCTATGTCGGCGCGCCTGCCCACCGGATAGCCGACCAGTCGGTGGTGGTCACCATGACCGATGCTGAAGAGCTGACGGCGGTGATCCGGCGGCTGCAACCGGATTTCTTGGTGACGGTCACCGCCGCGGTGTCTGTGGATGCTCTCGATGCCGTCGAGCAAGCCGACGGCGAGTGCACTGAGCTGGTGCCGAACGCCCGTGCCGTCCGGTGCACGGCCGACCGGGAGGGCCTGCGCCGGCTGGCCGCCGATCAGCTCGGCCTGCCCACAGCCCCGTTCTGGTTCGTCGGATCCCTTGGCGAACTTCAAGCGGTGGCCGTCCATGCTGGGTTTCCGTTGCTGGTGAGCCCGGTGGCAGGGGTGGCTGGCCAGGGTAGCTCGGTGGTCGCCGGGCCCAACGAGGTCGAGCCCGCCTGGCAGCGCGCGGCAGGCCATCAAGTACAGCCGCAGACTGGGGGAGTGAGCCCTCGGGTGTGCGCCGAGTCGGTGGTCGAGATCGAGTTTTTGGTCACCATGATCGTTGTGTGCAGTCAGGGCCCGAACGGGCCGCTCATCGAGTTCTGTGCACCTATCGGTCATCGCGACGCCGATGCCGGTGAGTTGGAATCCTGGCAACCGCAGAAGCTGAGCACGGCGGCGCTGGACGCGGCCAAGTCGATCGCCGCGCGCATCGTCAAGGCGCTCGGGGGACGCGGGGTTTTCGGCGTCGAATTGATGATCAACGGCGATGAGGTGTATTTCGCCGATGTCACCGTGTGTCCTGCCGGGAGTGCCTGGGTCACCGTGCGCAGCCAGCGGCTTTCGGTGTTCGAACTGCAGGCCCGGGCGATCCTGGGTCTGGCGGTGGACACCCTGATGATCTCGCCGGGTGCCGCGCGGGTGATCAACCCGGACCACACGGCAGGCCGGGCAGCGGTCGGCGCCGCACCACCTGCCGATGCGCTGACCGGTGCGCTCGGTGTGCCGGAAAGCGACGTCGTGATATTCGGCCGCGGGCTTGGGGTGGCGCTGGCCACCGCACCCGAGGTGGCAATCGCCCGCGAACGCGCCCGCGAAGTTGCATCTCGGCTAAATGTGCCAGACTCACGCGAGTGA